A genomic stretch from Hymenobacter psoromatis includes:
- a CDS encoding phytanoyl-CoA dioxygenase — translation MASLSDYPRFTLGQELTAEQRAFFSKYGFLHFRPFASPEQVQMYLKATQQVQANWLAHKVDKVNGVPIKYGKDVDGSPIVQRFAFASQHSPVLHELLQDPRFEALFPLLETSKGRVGENERDGLVVNHYVNVEGSEFSQMGWHTDSLRDVFYGKRIRPMLNVGLHLDGTKATNGGLRVIPGTHRQGLGKMLFRKKYYKDVFYDPNEVAVETEPGDLTVHDGRMWHRVAQSPLVGAESRRRVMYLPIIGGKYQPKSEESPTPFYLRFLHLVK, via the coding sequence ATGGCATCCTTATCCGATTATCCGCGCTTCACTCTCGGCCAGGAACTGACGGCCGAACAGCGGGCTTTCTTTTCTAAATACGGGTTTCTGCATTTCCGGCCCTTTGCTTCCCCCGAGCAAGTGCAGATGTACCTGAAAGCCACGCAGCAGGTGCAAGCCAACTGGCTGGCTCACAAGGTAGATAAGGTAAATGGCGTTCCCATTAAATATGGGAAGGACGTTGATGGCTCGCCCATCGTGCAGCGCTTTGCCTTTGCCTCGCAGCACAGCCCCGTGCTGCACGAGCTGCTGCAGGACCCCCGCTTCGAGGCGCTGTTTCCGCTGCTCGAAACGTCCAAAGGGCGCGTGGGCGAAAACGAGCGCGATGGCCTGGTGGTGAACCACTACGTGAACGTCGAAGGCTCCGAATTCAGCCAGATGGGCTGGCACACCGACTCGCTGCGCGATGTTTTTTACGGCAAGCGCATCCGGCCCATGCTCAACGTGGGCCTGCACCTCGACGGCACCAAAGCCACCAACGGCGGCCTGCGCGTGATTCCCGGCACCCATCGCCAGGGCCTGGGCAAGATGCTGTTTCGTAAAAAATACTACAAGGACGTTTTCTACGACCCCAACGAAGTGGCCGTGGAAACCGAGCCCGGCGACCTCACCGTGCACGACGGCCGCATGTGGCACCGCGTGGCGCAGTCGCCGCTGGTGGGGGCCGAGTCACGCCGCCGCGTCATGTATTTGCCCATCATCGGGGGCAAGTATCAGCCCAAAAGCGAAGAGAGCCCTACCCCCTTCTACCTGCGCTTCCTGCACTTGGTAAAATAG
- a CDS encoding hydroxymethylglutaryl-CoA reductase, translating into MFTPSPMLLKLLYNRGSLRNLPEGQGVAFSIKNRLDTARLTGLRQVRIGEVIVPATHIQLDLGGSERRPGASLDADSQAIELPVGRTITFVLATPALAEGIHQLRAEFSTDAFGELSVEVEDAIVSQDGRVRIPRSEEDDYSEAAIQARQRFAEQFTEQEFKHLKNYSFDPHELKGNCEQFMGVAQVPVGLAGPLHVNGEHAQGEFLIPMATTEGTLVASYNRGIQVLNLCGGVKCTVIGDAMQRAPVFVFDDARGARDFGRWVAESLELIRPEAESTSRVARMQYIDTYLSNKFAFLRFNFSTGDAAGQNMVGRATFAACSWILENYKGAPVRNFYLESNFATDKKASQINVMRTRGKRVVAEAVVRRDVLQQRMRVTPEQLAYHGQVSNVGAFLSGANNNGAHSANGITALFIATGQDVANVSESSAGVLYSEVTKEGDLYVNITIPSLIVATHGGGTGLATQNECLRMLGCVGPGTVYKFAEIVAGVVLAGELSLGAAISSSDWVSSHEQYGRNR; encoded by the coding sequence ATGTTCACCCCCAGCCCCATGCTCCTCAAACTGCTCTACAACCGGGGCAGCCTCCGCAACTTGCCCGAGGGGCAGGGGGTAGCGTTCAGCATCAAAAACCGCCTCGACACGGCGCGGCTGACGGGCCTCAGGCAGGTGAGAATCGGGGAGGTGATAGTGCCAGCCACCCACATTCAGCTTGACCTGGGGGGTAGCGAGCGGCGGCCGGGTGCCAGCCTGGACGCTGACAGCCAGGCGATTGAGCTGCCGGTGGGCCGCACCATTACTTTCGTGCTGGCTACGCCCGCGCTGGCCGAAGGCATTCACCAGCTCCGGGCCGAGTTCAGCACCGATGCCTTTGGCGAGCTGAGCGTGGAGGTAGAAGATGCCATCGTGAGCCAGGACGGCCGGGTGCGCATTCCGCGCTCGGAGGAAGACGACTATTCTGAAGCGGCCATTCAGGCCCGGCAGCGGTTTGCCGAGCAGTTTACGGAGCAGGAATTCAAGCACTTGAAAAACTATTCCTTCGACCCGCACGAGCTAAAGGGTAACTGCGAGCAGTTTATGGGGGTAGCGCAGGTGCCGGTGGGCCTGGCCGGCCCGCTGCACGTGAACGGCGAGCACGCGCAGGGCGAGTTTCTAATCCCAATGGCTACCACCGAAGGCACGCTGGTTGCTAGCTACAACCGTGGCATCCAGGTACTTAACCTGTGTGGCGGCGTGAAATGCACCGTCATCGGCGACGCGATGCAGCGCGCGCCGGTGTTCGTGTTTGATGACGCGCGGGGTGCCCGCGACTTTGGCCGCTGGGTGGCCGAGAGCCTGGAACTGATTCGGCCCGAAGCCGAAAGCACTTCGCGCGTGGCCAGAATGCAATACATCGATACTTACCTGAGCAATAAATTTGCGTTCCTGCGCTTCAACTTTTCGACCGGCGACGCGGCCGGCCAGAATATGGTGGGTAGGGCCACTTTCGCGGCCTGCTCCTGGATTTTGGAGAATTATAAAGGCGCGCCGGTTCGGAATTTTTACCTCGAATCAAACTTCGCTACTGACAAGAAAGCCAGCCAGATAAACGTGATGCGCACCCGCGGCAAGCGCGTGGTGGCCGAAGCCGTTGTCCGGCGCGACGTGCTGCAACAGCGCATGCGCGTGACGCCCGAGCAGCTCGCCTATCACGGGCAGGTGAGCAACGTGGGTGCCTTTTTGAGCGGGGCCAACAACAATGGCGCGCACTCGGCCAACGGCATTACGGCGCTCTTTATCGCCACCGGCCAGGATGTGGCCAACGTGAGCGAATCGAGCGCCGGCGTGCTCTACTCGGAAGTGACCAAAGAGGGCGACCTGTACGTTAACATCACCATTCCGTCGCTCATCGTGGCCACCCACGGCGGCGGCACCGGCCTGGCCACCCAAAACGAATGCCTGCGGATGCTGGGCTGCGTGGGGCCAGGCACGGTCTATAAGTTTGCCGAAATCGTGGCCGGGGTGGTGCTGGCCGGCGAGCTGAGCCTGGGCGCGGCCATCAGCAGCAGCGACTGGGTGAGCAGCCACGAGCAGTACGGCCGCAACCGATAG
- a CDS encoding transcriptional regulator, with the protein MPIIVNLDVMLARRKMSLSALAETVDITLANLSILKSGKAKAVRFSTLAAICQALDCQPADLLEHRPDPADLSKSASDGPA; encoded by the coding sequence ATGCCCATTATTGTGAACCTCGACGTGATGCTGGCCCGGCGCAAAATGTCGCTGAGCGCCCTGGCCGAAACCGTGGACATTACGCTGGCCAATCTGTCCATCCTCAAAAGCGGCAAAGCCAAAGCGGTGCGCTTCAGCACCTTAGCGGCCATTTGCCAGGCGCTGGACTGCCAGCCCGCCGACCTGCTGGAGCACCGACCCGACCCGGCCGACCTGAGCAAGTCCGCCTCGGACGGCCCGGCCTAA
- a CDS encoding peptidase S41 → MPGRVRGTIGGWRWCLTVVPLLTLGIGIILGTNPFRPQTENPEATARGYLRYKEILSYIDRDYVDSVDADGLTNYAVAQLLGKLDPHSAYIRAQDREQTDAFLQSSFDGVGLEFNLFRDTATVVTMQQAGPAATAGLLPGDQLLRVGPTPVAGYHLSQAHLGQLLRGPRGSSVSLTVARPHQPQPLRFQFNRGRLPNASVEPSALLDDGQTGYIKVNRFAATTYEEFKAQLADLQRQGLKRLVLDLRGNPGGYLDRATRLADEFIAGSRKIVSTVGKDEQYASQTYAHVAGDWEQPPLVVLVDENSASAAEVLAGALQDHDRALLVGRRTFGKGLVQQPIMLQDGGELRLTVARYYTPAGRCIQKPYGPDRAAYDHELAARQQRGEFAAADSAQFAAGPRFHTDHGRVVYGGGGIMPDVFVARDTLRQAAYYQRLQRAGVPQAYALAFYQQHKVELTGLRFAQYQAVFRVTDTELDGLARLAALAGLRPDLAALRRCAPALRTSLKASIAHITYGPEAASAIWRDDDPELQQALRVVRDSTAQLALLGGH, encoded by the coding sequence GTGCCGGGCCGGGTTAGGGGCACTATAGGGGGCTGGCGGTGGTGCCTGACGGTGGTGCCGCTGCTCACGCTGGGGATTGGTATTATCCTGGGCACGAACCCCTTTCGGCCGCAGACGGAGAACCCTGAAGCCACGGCCCGCGGCTACCTGCGCTACAAGGAAATTCTGAGCTACATCGACCGCGACTACGTGGATTCAGTCGATGCCGATGGGCTCACCAACTACGCCGTGGCGCAGCTGCTGGGCAAGCTCGACCCGCACTCGGCCTATATTCGGGCGCAGGACCGGGAGCAGACCGACGCCTTTTTGCAAAGCAGCTTTGACGGGGTAGGGCTGGAATTCAACCTCTTCCGTGATACCGCTACGGTGGTGACGATGCAGCAGGCCGGCCCGGCCGCCACGGCCGGCTTGCTGCCCGGCGACCAGCTGCTGCGCGTGGGGCCTACCCCCGTGGCCGGCTACCACCTGAGCCAAGCCCACTTGGGGCAGCTGCTGCGCGGCCCGCGGGGCAGCAGCGTAAGCCTGACGGTGGCCCGGCCGCACCAGCCGCAGCCGTTGCGTTTTCAGTTCAACCGCGGGCGGCTGCCCAATGCGTCGGTCGAGCCGAGCGCGCTGCTGGACGATGGGCAGACGGGCTACATTAAGGTTAATCGCTTCGCGGCCACCACTTATGAAGAATTTAAGGCCCAGCTGGCCGACTTGCAGCGCCAGGGCCTGAAGCGCCTGGTGCTGGACCTGCGCGGCAACCCCGGCGGCTACCTCGACCGCGCCACCCGCCTGGCCGACGAGTTCATTGCCGGCTCGCGCAAAATCGTGTCCACGGTGGGCAAAGACGAGCAATACGCCTCCCAAACCTACGCCCACGTGGCCGGCGACTGGGAGCAGCCGCCACTGGTGGTGCTGGTGGATGAGAACAGCGCCTCGGCCGCCGAGGTGCTGGCCGGCGCGCTGCAAGACCACGACCGCGCGCTGCTGGTGGGCCGCCGCACCTTCGGCAAGGGCCTGGTGCAACAGCCTATTATGCTGCAAGATGGCGGTGAGCTGCGCCTCACGGTGGCGCGCTACTACACCCCGGCCGGCCGCTGCATTCAGAAGCCCTACGGCCCCGACCGCGCCGCCTACGACCACGAGCTGGCCGCGCGCCAGCAGCGCGGCGAGTTTGCCGCGGCCGACAGCGCGCAGTTTGCCGCGGGGCCGCGCTTTCACACCGACCACGGCCGGGTGGTGTACGGCGGCGGTGGCATTATGCCCGATGTGTTCGTGGCCCGCGATACGCTGCGCCAGGCGGCCTACTACCAGCGCCTGCAACGGGCCGGCGTGCCGCAAGCCTACGCGCTGGCCTTTTATCAGCAGCATAAAGTGGAACTGACGGGCCTGCGCTTCGCGCAGTACCAGGCCGTTTTTCGCGTCACCGATACCGAGCTGGATGGCCTGGCCCGGCTGGCCGCCCTGGCGGGACTGCGTCCCGACCTGGCCGCCCTGCGCCGTTGCGCGCCGGCCCTGCGCACGAGCCTCAAGGCCAGCATCGCGCACATTACCTACGGCCCCGAGGCAGCCAGCGCCATCTGGCGCGACGATGACCCGGAGCTGCAACAGGCGCTGCGCGTGGTGCGGGACAGCACCGCGCAGCTCGCGCTGCTGGGCGGGCATTAG
- a CDS encoding crossover junction endodeoxyribonuclease RuvA yields MSPTVPGRILAIDYGHKRVGLAITDPLQLIASPLDTIHSQGLVKFVLDYHLREPLAAVVVGMPRTLLNEPTDSTSAVVGLLRRLRRELPAVPIHEIDERFTSRLAKQAMLAGGLGRKARQDKATVDKVSAALILQSFLESTLHP; encoded by the coding sequence ATGTCCCCCACCGTTCCTGGCCGTATTCTGGCTATCGATTACGGCCACAAGCGCGTGGGCTTGGCCATCACCGACCCGCTCCAACTCATCGCTTCGCCCCTGGATACCATTCATAGCCAGGGCTTAGTGAAGTTCGTGCTCGACTACCACCTGCGTGAGCCGCTGGCGGCCGTGGTGGTGGGCATGCCGCGCACGCTGCTCAATGAGCCCACCGACTCGACCAGCGCCGTGGTGGGCCTGCTGCGCCGCCTGCGCCGCGAGCTGCCGGCCGTGCCCATCCACGAAATCGACGAGCGCTTTACCTCGCGCCTGGCCAAGCAGGCCATGCTGGCCGGCGGCCTGGGCCGCAAAGCCCGCCAGGATAAAGCCACCGTCGATAAGGTGAGCGCGGCGCTTATTCTCCAGTCTTTTCTAGAATCCACTCTGCATCCATGA
- a CDS encoding peptide deformylase, with translation MILPIVAIGDPVLKTLAKELPADLPAADLTKLVQDMFETMYSAHGVGLAAPQIGRSVRLFVMDSGPMVGPDDDEDDDEPVEVAAPDEIAETPLKRAFINPQMLSETGEAWGFEEGCLSIPGVREMVQRCPNIVLRYEDENRQVHEEAFSGMAARIIQHEYDHLEGILFTDKLSAFKKQLLKGRLARISKGDVKHEYRMKFPTSTRR, from the coding sequence ATGATTCTCCCGATTGTTGCCATCGGCGACCCCGTTCTCAAAACCCTCGCCAAAGAGCTGCCCGCCGACCTGCCCGCTGCCGACCTCACGAAGCTGGTCCAGGATATGTTCGAAACCATGTATTCGGCCCACGGCGTGGGCCTGGCCGCGCCCCAGATTGGCCGCAGCGTGCGCCTGTTCGTGATGGACTCGGGTCCGATGGTGGGCCCTGACGACGACGAGGACGACGACGAGCCCGTGGAAGTGGCCGCCCCCGACGAAATCGCTGAAACGCCCCTCAAGCGCGCCTTCATCAACCCCCAAATGCTGAGCGAAACCGGCGAGGCCTGGGGCTTCGAGGAAGGCTGCCTGAGCATCCCCGGCGTGCGTGAAATGGTGCAGCGCTGCCCTAATATCGTGCTACGCTACGAGGACGAAAACCGGCAGGTGCATGAGGAGGCTTTCAGCGGCATGGCCGCCCGCATCATCCAGCACGAGTACGACCACCTCGAAGGTATCTTGTTCACCGATAAGCTCTCCGCCTTTAAAAAGCAGCTGTTGAAAGGCCGGCTCGCCCGTATCAGCAAGGGTGATGTGAAGCACGAGTACCGGATGAAATTCCCGACCAGCACGCGTCGGTAG
- a CDS encoding S1/P1 Nuclease: MRKKRFLLLVVLLALPAPAQAWGFFGHRLLNRLAVYTLPPEMLPLFKANIDYLTNNATRPDSRRTVVPTEAPRHFMDVDVYGDSALTRHGLPRAYADAVALAGGEDSLLRHGIVPWQVALMKNQLTAAFRNQDTDRILYLAADLGHYVADACVPLHTTRNYNGQFTGQRGIHALWESRLPELQAADYDLLTGPAPYLEQPTEAAWAAVARAHAAVDSVFRMEKLVSAELAEDRKFSYEQRGNQTIRVYSREFSLAYHRRLNGQVERQLRYASRLIGAFWYTCWVDAGQPDLTGLDQQPSAAAQLQATQEAKAASAAPPTPLPGHED, from the coding sequence ATGAGAAAAAAGCGATTTCTACTATTAGTAGTACTATTGGCGCTGCCTGCGCCGGCTCAGGCCTGGGGCTTCTTCGGCCACCGGCTACTCAACCGGCTGGCCGTGTACACGTTGCCGCCCGAGATGCTGCCGCTTTTCAAGGCTAATATCGACTACCTCACCAACAACGCCACCCGGCCCGACTCGCGGCGCACGGTGGTGCCCACCGAGGCCCCGCGCCACTTTATGGATGTGGACGTGTACGGCGACAGCGCCCTGACGCGCCACGGCCTGCCCCGCGCCTACGCCGATGCCGTGGCCCTGGCCGGCGGCGAAGACTCGCTGCTGCGCCACGGCATCGTGCCCTGGCAGGTGGCGCTGATGAAAAACCAACTCACCGCCGCCTTCCGCAACCAGGACACCGACCGCATCCTGTACCTGGCCGCCGACCTGGGCCACTATGTGGCCGATGCCTGCGTGCCGCTGCACACCACCCGCAACTATAATGGCCAATTCACCGGCCAGCGCGGCATCCACGCGCTCTGGGAGTCGCGCCTGCCCGAGCTGCAAGCGGCTGACTACGACCTGCTCACCGGCCCCGCGCCCTACCTCGAACAACCCACCGAAGCCGCCTGGGCCGCCGTGGCCCGCGCCCACGCCGCCGTCGATTCCGTATTTCGGATGGAAAAGCTGGTTTCGGCAGAGCTGGCCGAAGACCGCAAATTCAGCTACGAGCAGCGCGGCAACCAGACCATCCGGGTCTATTCGCGCGAGTTCAGCCTGGCTTACCACCGGCGTTTGAACGGCCAGGTGGAGCGCCAGCTCCGCTACGCTTCCCGGCTCATCGGGGCCTTCTGGTACACCTGCTGGGTCGATGCCGGCCAGCCCGACCTCACGGGCCTCGACCAGCAGCCCTCAGCTGCCGCGCAGCTGCAAGCCACGCAGGAAGCCAAGGCGGCATCGGCAGCGCCCCCTACCCCTCTACCGGGCCACGAAGACTAA
- a CDS encoding MFS transporter produces the protein MANTAIIDNPAMQAKPRLSFWQIWNMSFGFLGIQFGFALQNANMSRIFSTMGADADNLAFLWLAAPLTGLIVQPIIGYLSDRTWSPRWGRRRPFFFVGAVLASLALLVMPHVSALWMAAGMLWILDSSINISMEPFRALVGDLLPSNQRTVGFATQTFFIGVGAVVGSSLPWIFTNWFGMANTAAPGHIAPSLTYAFYAGGLILFAAVLWTILRTREYPPYNLAEFEAEKHRTAGFMNGIKESFAGIANMPRTMRQLAVVQFFSWFPLFSMWVYTTGAVTSHIFHTTDTHSILYNKGGDWVGVCFSVYNGLSALVAILLPTIARATSRRFTHMLCLIAGGIGMISIYFIQDYHYLLLSMVGVGIAWASILSMPYAMLAGALPAHKMGYYMGVFNFFIVIPQGVVGIVQGPLIKYAFHGQPIYVLVMGGISMILAGFLTLRVHDADDIRLPNDMTPAENLTYEASLAGANPEV, from the coding sequence ATGGCTAATACTGCCATCATCGACAACCCTGCCATGCAGGCTAAGCCCCGCCTTAGCTTCTGGCAAATCTGGAACATGAGCTTCGGCTTTCTGGGTATCCAGTTTGGCTTTGCCCTGCAAAACGCCAACATGAGCCGCATTTTTTCCACAATGGGAGCTGATGCGGATAATCTGGCTTTTCTATGGTTGGCTGCGCCACTCACTGGCCTGATAGTACAGCCCATTATTGGCTACCTTTCTGACCGCACCTGGAGCCCGCGCTGGGGGCGGCGGCGGCCGTTTTTCTTCGTTGGGGCTGTGCTGGCTTCTCTGGCGCTACTGGTGATGCCGCACGTTTCGGCCCTGTGGATGGCGGCCGGCATGCTCTGGATACTTGACTCCAGTATCAATATTTCAATGGAGCCGTTTCGGGCGCTGGTCGGCGACCTGCTTCCGTCCAACCAGCGCACCGTGGGTTTTGCGACTCAGACGTTTTTTATCGGTGTTGGCGCAGTAGTGGGCTCTTCACTGCCCTGGATTTTCACCAATTGGTTTGGCATGGCCAACACCGCTGCGCCTGGCCACATCGCCCCATCGCTGACGTATGCTTTCTATGCGGGTGGCCTCATTCTATTTGCTGCCGTGCTGTGGACTATCCTGCGCACCCGTGAATATCCACCTTACAATTTAGCAGAATTTGAGGCCGAGAAGCACCGCACCGCGGGCTTTATGAACGGCATCAAAGAATCTTTCGCGGGCATTGCCAATATGCCGCGCACAATGCGGCAACTCGCCGTGGTGCAGTTTTTCTCGTGGTTCCCATTATTTTCCATGTGGGTTTACACGACTGGGGCCGTTACAAGCCATATATTTCACACTACTGATACTCACTCTATTCTGTACAATAAAGGGGGTGATTGGGTAGGGGTATGCTTCTCGGTGTATAATGGATTGTCGGCGCTTGTAGCCATACTACTGCCCACCATAGCCAGGGCTACCAGCCGGCGCTTTACCCACATGCTGTGCCTGATAGCCGGCGGCATTGGCATGATTTCCATCTATTTTATCCAGGACTACCACTACTTATTACTATCAATGGTAGGTGTTGGCATTGCGTGGGCCAGTATTTTATCGATGCCGTATGCTATGCTGGCCGGCGCGCTGCCCGCGCACAAAATGGGTTATTACATGGGGGTTTTTAATTTCTTCATTGTGATTCCGCAAGGAGTTGTTGGCATAGTACAGGGTCCCCTTATCAAATATGCTTTTCATGGCCAGCCCATCTATGTCTTGGTAATGGGGGGCATTTCAATGATACTAGCCGGTTTTCTCACCCTCCGTGTTCACGACGCCGACGATATCCGCTTACCCAACGACATGACCCCGGCCGAAAACCTGACTTATGAAGCCTCATTAGCCGGCGCCAATCCCGAAGTATAG
- a CDS encoding alpha-amylase: MKNLLLALTLLFPLVTLAQNPNTTDEIPQDNKLVIYQLLPRLFGNKVALNKPYGTVLENGCGKFNDINDLALTKIKEMGASHVWYTGVLEHATMTSYPQSGLLADDADVVKGRAGSPYAIKDYYDVDPDLAVDKKNRLAEYEALIQRTHAHGLKVIMDFIPNHVARSYHSDAKPAGVVDLGAQDDKTKTFAPNNNFYYLPGQHFVVPAGYNPLGALHGPGEDGKYNEFPAKATGNDVFSAAPSVNDWFETIKLNYGVDYQNGRKTHFEPVPDTWLKMRDILVFWANKDVDGFRCDMAEMVPVEFWAYVIPELKKLKPGLVFIGEAYNAQEYSTYLTKGHFDFLYDKVGLYDGLRRLMRQEGTTDDITHAWKTESRGFGSHMLRFLENHDEQRIASQEFASNPRRAIPAMTVSATLGSGPVMLYMGQEVAEPAVGSEGFSGADGRTTIFDYWGVPEHQKWLNQGKMDGGRLSAEQKQLRDFYSRLLNLAGSSEAIRKGQFYELQDANNLSKEYDQHKVYAFLRYTKGQQVLVVVNFSDTKTYRPTLLIPAEVLQRMGLDPQRVYTYQDLLNGGDPKPSLSLTLVPLAAMVLEIKPR, from the coding sequence ATGAAAAACCTCCTGCTAGCTCTCACCTTGCTCTTTCCCCTCGTGACCCTCGCCCAAAACCCCAACACCACCGACGAAATACCCCAGGATAACAAGCTGGTTATCTACCAGCTGCTACCCCGCCTCTTCGGCAACAAGGTGGCCCTGAACAAGCCCTACGGCACGGTGCTGGAAAACGGCTGCGGCAAGTTCAACGACATCAACGACCTGGCCCTGACCAAGATAAAGGAGATGGGTGCCTCGCACGTGTGGTACACCGGCGTGCTCGAACACGCCACCATGACCAGCTACCCCCAATCGGGCCTACTCGCCGACGATGCCGACGTGGTGAAGGGCCGCGCTGGCTCGCCCTACGCCATAAAGGACTACTACGACGTGGACCCCGACCTGGCCGTGGACAAAAAAAACCGCCTGGCGGAGTACGAAGCCCTCATCCAGCGCACCCACGCCCACGGGCTGAAGGTTATTATGGACTTCATTCCCAACCACGTGGCGCGCTCGTACCACTCCGACGCCAAGCCGGCCGGCGTGGTGGACCTGGGCGCGCAGGATGACAAGACCAAGACTTTCGCGCCGAATAACAACTTCTATTACCTGCCCGGCCAGCACTTTGTGGTGCCCGCCGGCTACAACCCGCTGGGAGCGTTGCACGGGCCGGGCGAGGATGGCAAGTACAATGAATTCCCGGCCAAGGCCACTGGCAACGACGTGTTTTCGGCCGCGCCCAGCGTCAACGACTGGTTCGAAACTATCAAGCTCAACTACGGCGTCGATTATCAGAACGGGCGCAAAACGCACTTCGAGCCAGTGCCCGACACCTGGCTGAAGATGCGCGATATCCTGGTTTTTTGGGCCAACAAGGACGTGGACGGCTTCCGTTGCGACATGGCCGAGATGGTGCCCGTCGAGTTCTGGGCCTACGTCATCCCGGAGTTAAAGAAGCTAAAGCCCGGCCTCGTTTTCATCGGCGAAGCCTATAACGCCCAGGAATACAGCACCTACCTTACCAAAGGTCACTTCGATTTTCTGTATGACAAAGTGGGCCTCTACGACGGCCTGCGCCGGCTGATGCGCCAAGAAGGCACCACCGACGACATCACCCACGCGTGGAAAACCGAAAGCCGCGGCTTCGGCTCGCACATGCTGCGCTTCCTGGAAAACCACGACGAGCAACGCATTGCCTCTCAGGAGTTTGCGAGCAACCCGCGCCGCGCCATTCCGGCCATGACGGTATCGGCCACGCTGGGCAGCGGCCCCGTAATGCTCTATATGGGCCAGGAAGTGGCCGAGCCGGCCGTGGGCAGCGAGGGCTTTTCGGGGGCCGATGGCCGCACCACTATTTTCGACTACTGGGGTGTGCCCGAGCACCAGAAGTGGCTGAACCAGGGAAAGATGGACGGCGGCCGGCTGAGCGCCGAGCAGAAGCAGTTGCGCGATTTCTACAGCCGCCTGCTCAACCTGGCCGGCAGCAGCGAGGCCATCCGCAAGGGCCAGTTCTACGAGCTGCAGGATGCCAATAATCTCAGCAAAGAGTACGACCAGCACAAGGTGTACGCCTTTTTGCGCTACACTAAGGGCCAGCAGGTGCTGGTAGTGGTCAACTTCAGCGATACCAAAACCTACCGCCCTACCCTCCTCATTCCGGCCGAAGTGCTCCAACGCATGGGGCTCGACCCGCAGCGTGTGTACACTTACCAGGACTTGCTGAATGGCGGTGACCCCAAGCCCAGCCTCAGCCTAACGCTGGTGCCGCTGGCAGCTATGGTGCTGGAGATTAAGCCTCGATAA